DNA sequence from the [Limnothrix rosea] IAM M-220 genome:
TTCAAGGTTGACCGAAAAATCTTCTAGGTTACGGTTATTAATGCCAATGAGATTGATACCGTCCACCGCTAAAACACGATCTAGCTCAGCCGCTGTATGGACTTCAACGAGGGCGGCCATTCCTAAACTGCGGGTAATTTTGACGAAATATTCAAGGTCTTGATCCGACAAAATTGCTGCGATTAGTAGAACTGCATCAGCGCCGTAGCTGCGTGCTTTAAAAATTTGGTAGGGGTAAATAATAAATTCTTTGCAGAGGAGGGGCAGGTCAACGGCTTCGCGTACTAACTTGAGGTTATCAAAGCTGCCTTGGAAAAATTTCTGGTCGGTCAGAACAGATAAACAGCTTGCGCCCCCTGCTGCGTAGGCTTTGGCGATCGCCACCGGGTCAAAATCTTCGCGGATCACCCCTTTACTGGGAGAGGCTTTTTTGACCTCAGCGATCAGAGCGGGATTTGTTTTGCCATTAACGAGGGCTGAAATAAAATCCTTCGCTGGCGGCAAGGTGGTGACGAGTTTACGCAGTTGGAGTAGGCTCACCTCCTCGCGCATTTGCTCAATTTCTAGCTCTTTGTACCAGACAATTTCTTCGAGAATATGTCGAGGTTCCGCATCCGGTAGGGCGACTTGGTACTGCAAAATGCTGACATTGATCGGTCGACTGGGGTGTTGGCGGCGGATTTGGACAGACATAATTTCTCTAATGATTAAAAAGCAACCCGGTAAGGGCTGCTAAAGTCGATAAAAATTTGTTGGCTAATTTTTTTGTGTAAGGGGTTGCCATCGGACAACAGGAAAAATTAGATGGAGCGGTTTACTCGCCGCGACGCATGTTGCTGAGTTGGTTTAGGGCAGCGGCACCGATGTTGAATAATGCCCAGGATGCTGCGACTGCTAAAGGAGCTAATACAATAACAACACGGAAGTCCATAATCTTTTCCTCTTGGTTTTTAAAAGTAATGGTTGTAAAAAGTTATCTAATTTTACATTAATAACTCATCCCGCCGTCTTTTCCAAGGATCAAAATGGTGCAGAATCTTGATCGGGGTGGCGATCGCCAATTTTTTAGGTTGATTGCACCAAGCCTTTTGGGATCATGTAGGGTAGGTGGGGAATCTTTTCGGCGTATGTAGACAGCATGGTGACATTACAGCATTGGTTTACGCTTCTAATCAGTCAATGGCTGGTGGCTTTACCGTGGTTAATCGTTGGTGTGGCTGTTTCAACGGGGTTATTTTTGTTTGCGCCCCGCCGCCGCTGGGAAACGATTTTACCAGAAAGTGTCTGGTGGCAGCCTTTGTATGGCTGTGGTTTGGGCTTATTGTTACCCATTGGGTCCTGTGGCTTATTTCCGGTGATGCGCCGCTTACTTTGGCAATCTGGTTCGTCGAGTTTGGCGATCGCCTTCTGGCTGACGGCGGTGTCTATTAATCCTATTTTGCTCCTACAACTGTGGCGAGCATTTCCCGACAATGGTGAGGTGGGCTTATTTTATGGTGGTTTAAGTTTTACTTTGCTGGTTTGTTTTAGCTGTTTGTTTGCGATGCAACGGCAAATGATTACGCGGGTGCAGGGGGATGAATCATCCTTTCGCTATCCGGCGATCGCCCATCCTAGTGCCCACCGTGTGGCGATCGCCCCCCTAGAAACAGAAGCCTTAGCCACAACAAAACTCACAATTTTGCCTGTTGATCGCAAATCACGGTTATCCATAGGTTTTTACGTATTTACCCGTGAGCTCATGGAATGGTCTCTATGGCTATTATTGGGCTGTGGGGTCGCCGCCTGTCTTCAGCTTTGGGTTCTCCCGATGGTAGTAGGGAGCCTAAATCCTTGGTCAGTTTTGCTTGCCGGTTTTGCGAGTCCGATTGGATTTGCGCAGCATTTCTTTTTGGCGAGCCATTGGTTACAACTTGGTAATGCCGGCCATAGTCTTGGCTTTTTGCTCAGTAGCACCTTTACCAGTTGTATCAGCTTTTTTTTGTTAGCAAATACCCTGCGTCCCAAAGCTTTTCTCTATCTCGTAATCTTGCTGAGC
Encoded proteins:
- the trpC gene encoding indole-3-glycerol phosphate synthase TrpC; translation: MSVQIRRQHPSRPINVSILQYQVALPDAEPRHILEEIVWYKELEIEQMREEVSLLQLRKLVTTLPPAKDFISALVNGKTNPALIAEVKKASPSKGVIREDFDPVAIAKAYAAGGASCLSVLTDQKFFQGSFDNLKLVREAVDLPLLCKEFIIYPYQIFKARSYGADAVLLIAAILSDQDLEYFVKITRSLGMAALVEVHTAAELDRVLAVDGINLIGINNRNLEDFSVNLETTTVLMESRRAEIQAKGVRVVSESGIHTAVDLGFVREAGAKAVLIGESLVKQPDPKQAIAELFDL
- a CDS encoding permease codes for the protein MVTLQHWFTLLISQWLVALPWLIVGVAVSTGLFLFAPRRRWETILPESVWWQPLYGCGLGLLLPIGSCGLFPVMRRLLWQSGSSSLAIAFWLTAVSINPILLLQLWRAFPDNGEVGLFYGGLSFTLLVCFSCLFAMQRQMITRVQGDESSFRYPAIAHPSAHRVAIAPLETEALATTKLTILPVDRKSRLSIGFYVFTRELMEWSLWLLLGCGVAACLQLWVLPMVVGSLNPWSVLLAGFASPIGFAQHFFLASHWLQLGNAGHSLGFLLSSTFTSCISFFLLANTLRPKAFLYLVILLSLTAIALNLWLNFYVF
- a CDS encoding photosystem II protein Y, giving the protein MDFRVVIVLAPLAVAASWALFNIGAAALNQLSNMRRGE